A region from the uncultured Holophaga sp. genome encodes:
- the miaB gene encoding tRNA (N6-isopentenyl adenosine(37)-C2)-methylthiotransferase MiaB produces the protein MKFFVATWGCQMNDHDSEKLSGMLAREGFTQAGSLEEADLVILNTCSIREKAVHKVYSELGRLRELKLERPLVIGVAGCLAQQEQEALFKRAPHIDFVLGTMAIQQLPRLVEEVRARHGRVIDTTQYPDNHLFPPEVTLRRDTAKALVSIIEGCNHHCTYCIVPTTRGPERHRPVADILVEVRQLVKDGYREIEFLGQNVNSYQGGCSFAELLDRAAGIDGLEWIRFTTSHPMNFTQELARTLVSNPKIAPFLHLPVQSGSDAVLKRMGRGYTVEEYLERLGFLGEGRERFSLSTDFIVGFPGETDEDFEGTMRVLETVKYDASFSFIYSPRPGTPATRMEDGVPMAVKSERLTRLQARQTEITLASNLAHVGRILEARIESHGPVEQGHWMARTGHWRNVRLKAVPEALLPFGQTVKVRITSAGPHFLVGELA, from the coding sequence ATGAAATTCTTTGTCGCGACCTGGGGCTGCCAGATGAACGACCACGACAGCGAGAAGCTGTCGGGCATGCTCGCCCGGGAGGGCTTCACCCAGGCTGGATCCCTGGAAGAGGCCGATCTGGTGATCCTCAACACCTGCTCCATCCGTGAGAAGGCCGTTCACAAGGTCTACTCTGAGCTGGGGCGGCTCCGGGAGCTCAAGCTGGAGCGGCCCCTGGTCATCGGCGTGGCGGGCTGTCTGGCCCAGCAGGAGCAGGAGGCCCTCTTCAAGCGGGCTCCGCACATCGACTTTGTGCTGGGCACCATGGCCATCCAGCAGCTCCCCCGACTGGTGGAGGAGGTCCGGGCCCGCCATGGCCGGGTCATCGACACCACCCAGTACCCCGACAACCACCTCTTCCCCCCCGAAGTGACCCTTCGCCGGGACACCGCCAAGGCTCTGGTGAGCATCATCGAGGGCTGCAACCACCACTGCACCTACTGCATCGTGCCCACCACCCGGGGGCCCGAGCGGCACCGTCCGGTGGCCGACATCCTGGTCGAGGTTCGCCAGCTGGTGAAGGATGGCTACCGGGAGATCGAGTTCCTGGGCCAGAACGTCAACAGCTACCAGGGGGGGTGCAGCTTCGCGGAGCTCCTGGACCGGGCCGCCGGGATCGACGGGCTGGAGTGGATCCGCTTCACCACCAGCCACCCCATGAACTTCACGCAGGAACTGGCCCGGACCCTGGTGTCGAATCCCAAGATCGCCCCCTTCCTCCACCTGCCGGTGCAGAGTGGCAGCGATGCGGTCCTGAAGCGCATGGGCCGGGGCTACACCGTGGAGGAATACCTGGAGCGGTTGGGCTTCCTGGGTGAGGGGCGGGAGCGTTTCTCGCTTTCCACCGACTTCATCGTGGGCTTCCCCGGCGAGACCGACGAGGACTTCGAGGGCACCATGCGGGTGCTGGAGACGGTGAAATACGACGCCTCCTTCAGCTTCATCTACAGCCCCCGGCCCGGCACCCCGGCCACCCGCATGGAGGACGGGGTGCCCATGGCCGTGAAGTCCGAGCGGCTCACCCGGCTCCAGGCTCGGCAGACCGAGATCACCCTGGCCAGCAACCTGGCCCATGTGGGCCGGATCCTGGAGGCCCGTATCGAGAGCCATGGCCCCGTGGAACAGGGGCACTGGATGGCCCGCACCGGACACTGGCGCAATGTGCGCCTCAAGGCGGTGCCCGAAGCGCTGCTCCCCTTCGGGCAGACGGTGAAGGTCCGCATCACCTCCGCCGGCCCCCACTTCCTG
- a CDS encoding D-2-hydroxyacid dehydrogenase, with product MQRLAVLHPHHARWVDALRKAEPRLEIRGWHPQAEDLDQAWLASCGALLAWQVPMGFLRHMPALRWVQNTGAGMDHLVAHPELHPDVVLTRADGQFGLRMSRYVAAHLLAEAQALDRLREAQSRACWDSHIQAEDLQGARALVLGFGRIGRQIGELLRLLGMEVTGLVRTPRADPDFPLKGTAELPDLLPGARLLVLAAPLTPETRGLVDRHLLAHGHGRLTLINVGRGPQVVIPDMLEALEQGRLGRAVLDVLPEEPLAQDSPLWKHPKVVITPHHAGPSTLAAVIPDILPNLRRYAEGRPLEGAVDRARGY from the coding sequence ATGCAGAGACTCGCCGTCCTCCACCCCCACCACGCCCGCTGGGTGGACGCCCTCCGGAAGGCAGAGCCGCGCCTGGAGATCCGGGGATGGCATCCCCAGGCAGAGGATCTGGACCAGGCATGGCTTGCAAGCTGCGGTGCCCTGCTGGCCTGGCAGGTCCCCATGGGATTCCTGCGCCACATGCCCGCCCTCCGCTGGGTGCAGAACACAGGGGCGGGCATGGACCATCTGGTCGCCCACCCGGAGCTCCACCCGGATGTAGTCCTCACCCGGGCCGATGGCCAGTTCGGCCTGCGGATGTCCCGCTATGTGGCCGCCCACCTGCTGGCCGAGGCCCAGGCCCTGGACCGCCTCCGGGAAGCCCAGTCCCGGGCTTGCTGGGACAGTCACATCCAGGCAGAGGACCTGCAGGGCGCCCGGGCCCTGGTGCTGGGTTTCGGGAGGATCGGCCGCCAGATCGGCGAACTGCTCCGCCTCCTGGGTATGGAGGTGACGGGGCTGGTCAGGACCCCCAGGGCGGACCCGGACTTCCCCCTGAAGGGCACCGCTGAGCTTCCGGACCTGCTGCCCGGCGCCCGGCTCCTGGTGCTGGCAGCCCCTCTGACCCCAGAAACCCGGGGCTTGGTGGACCGCCACCTGCTGGCCCACGGCCACGGACGCCTCACCCTCATCAATGTGGGCCGCGGGCCTCAGGTCGTGATCCCCGACATGCTGGAGGCCCTGGAGCAGGGGAGATTGGGTCGAGCAGTCCTGGATGTGCTGCCCGAAGAACCCCTGGCCCAGGACTCCCCCCTCTGGAAGCACCCCAAGGTCGTCATCACCCCCCACCACGCCGGCCCCTCCACCCTGGCCGCCGTCATCCCCGATATCCTCCCCAACCTGCGCCGTTACGCAGAGGGGCGGCCACTGGAAGGGGCAGTGGACCGGGCCAGGGGCTACTAG
- a CDS encoding metal-dependent hydrolase — MPSIFGHAVAGYAIGTAFSPDRPGRRTRILAVICAMAPDLDWFTGFLDPEDHLGLSHRGFPHSLLAAGLITLLAMVLGRRNQLRHLKTWLCLGTATFSHGLLDAFTFGGTGVAFLAPFSKARFVAAWQPIFVSPIPLSGGLRDWLFFSLGTELLFIGGPALVIILLARRLARTRQQRSTSTPDLSAEMPD; from the coding sequence TTGCCATCCATCTTCGGACATGCCGTGGCGGGCTATGCCATCGGAACGGCCTTCAGCCCTGACCGCCCCGGACGGCGCACCCGAATCCTGGCCGTCATCTGCGCCATGGCTCCCGATCTGGACTGGTTCACCGGGTTCCTGGATCCCGAGGACCACCTCGGGCTCTCCCACCGGGGGTTCCCGCACTCCCTTCTGGCCGCTGGCCTCATCACCCTTCTGGCCATGGTCCTGGGGCGCCGGAACCAGCTGAGACACCTGAAGACCTGGCTCTGCCTGGGTACAGCCACCTTCTCCCATGGCCTCCTGGACGCCTTCACCTTCGGAGGCACCGGAGTGGCCTTCCTGGCCCCCTTCTCCAAGGCCCGTTTCGTGGCCGCCTGGCAACCCATCTTCGTCTCCCCCATCCCCCTCTCCGGAGGTCTCCGGGACTGGCTGTTCTTCTCCCTGGGCACCGAGCTCCTCTTCATCGGCGGCCCCGCCCTTGTGATCATCCTGCTCGCCCGGCGCCTGGCCCGGACCCGCCAGCAGCGGAGCACCTCAACCCCGGACCTGTCCGCGGAGATGCCCGACTGA
- a CDS encoding flavodoxin family protein — translation MRICAINGSLRGPGGVTSLLLEAMRQGVEEAGGTWDQVDLAGLRIESCRGCLCCQTEDLPGCIFDGRDACRGVFERLAAADRVVYASPIYVLGLSSALRRLLERFFSLAPVQGLRLTRGGLFFHEVDRQVCAKPFVSLLVCDNLEELTLDTGRSFFHAFSRFMEAPRLGHLERPSAAAWRRALTGPEGEARARAASILARYEDAGRELATRGRIRSGTLRAASRPFIQVPILVRLARHLPFLRTRLEAEIRKRAVMI, via the coding sequence ATGCGGATCTGTGCCATCAATGGAAGCCTCAGGGGCCCGGGGGGGGTCACGAGCCTCCTGCTGGAGGCCATGCGGCAAGGCGTGGAGGAAGCAGGCGGAACCTGGGATCAGGTGGACCTGGCCGGGCTCCGGATCGAAAGCTGCCGGGGATGTCTGTGCTGCCAGACCGAGGACCTGCCGGGTTGCATTTTCGATGGCCGGGATGCATGCCGGGGGGTCTTCGAGCGTCTGGCCGCCGCCGACCGGGTCGTCTATGCCTCGCCCATCTATGTCCTCGGCCTCTCAAGTGCCCTGCGTCGGCTCCTTGAACGCTTCTTTTCACTCGCTCCAGTCCAGGGCCTGCGCCTGACCCGAGGCGGTCTCTTCTTCCATGAGGTGGACCGACAGGTCTGCGCCAAGCCCTTCGTGTCCCTCCTGGTGTGCGACAACCTGGAGGAACTCACCCTGGATACAGGACGGAGCTTTTTCCATGCCTTCAGCCGCTTCATGGAAGCTCCGCGCCTCGGGCACCTGGAGCGCCCGAGCGCTGCGGCCTGGCGCCGGGCCCTGACCGGCCCCGAGGGGGAGGCCAGGGCTCGGGCGGCATCCATCCTGGCGCGCTATGAGGATGCAGGCCGGGAGCTGGCCACCCGGGGACGGATCCGTTCCGGGACCCTCCGGGCCGCCAGCCGTCCCTTCATCCAGGTGCCGATCCTGGTCCGACTGGCCCGCCACCTGCCCTTCCTCCGGACCCGGCTGGAAGCGGAGATCCGGAAACGGGCCGTGATGATCTGA
- a CDS encoding DUF1638 domain-containing protein — protein sequence MNTLILACNMLKDELGKALEETGCLHPVQWLDTGETHAWPDRLRVQLQEVLDGLEGVERVLLAFGTCGNALLGLQARAFELVFPRVDDCISLVLGSCERRQAIAREAQSYFLTRGWVESPMNLESMYAKELARLTPKWGPERAERLVKATLMPDHYKRLVLVDTGAFDLEAVRPRTESMAKGFDLRHEVLKGTTEYLKRLLCGPWEEGFVIIPPGGSVRFEHVLGESTPRQ from the coding sequence TTGAACACCCTGATCCTGGCCTGCAACATGCTGAAGGACGAGCTGGGGAAGGCCCTGGAGGAGACCGGGTGCCTCCATCCCGTTCAATGGCTGGACACTGGGGAGACCCACGCCTGGCCCGACCGGCTCAGGGTACAGCTTCAGGAAGTCCTGGACGGCCTGGAGGGGGTGGAGCGGGTGCTCCTGGCCTTTGGCACCTGTGGCAACGCGCTCCTGGGGCTCCAGGCCCGGGCCTTTGAGCTGGTCTTTCCGCGGGTGGATGACTGCATCAGCCTGGTATTGGGCTCCTGCGAGCGGCGCCAGGCCATCGCCCGGGAGGCCCAGAGCTACTTCCTGACCCGGGGCTGGGTGGAGTCCCCCATGAACCTCGAGTCCATGTACGCGAAGGAGCTGGCCCGACTCACGCCCAAATGGGGCCCTGAGCGGGCCGAGCGTCTGGTGAAGGCTACCCTCATGCCCGACCACTACAAGCGGCTTGTCCTGGTGGACACCGGGGCCTTCGACCTGGAGGCCGTCCGGCCCCGCACGGAGTCCATGGCCAAGGGCTTCGACCTGCGCCACGAGGTGCTGAAGGGGACCACTGAATACCTCAAGCGGCTGCTCTGCGGCCCCTGGGAAGAGGGCTTTGTGATCATCCCTCCGGGTGGGAGCGTGCGTTTCGAGCATGTGCTGGGGGAATCGACCCCGCGCCAGTAG
- a CDS encoding aldehyde dehydrogenase family protein, giving the protein MSTPYASHYDLFINGQWTPGQQGKTFAATNPADGSHLATFADAGEPDVDAAVAAARRAFATWKTVSPQERATLLLKIADRIDQHADRLALAETLDNGKPIRETRNIDIPLASDHFRYFAGAVRTEEGQATLIDDQTLSIVLREPIGVVGQVIPWNFPFLMAAWKIAPALAAGNTIVIKPSSITSLSILEFVKAIEDLLPKGVLNVVTGLGSGAGNALLHHPGVDKLSFTGSTEVGYTVADAAAKRLIPATLELGGKSANIYFPDAPWEKAIEGLQLGILFNQGQVCCAGSRVFVHEDIHDRFVAEAVKAFEKVKVGLPWEPDTQMGALVSQGQAEKVLNYVKIGVEEGATLATGGHRITRDGLDKGAFVEPTILCGVTNDMRVAREEIFGPVVVIIKFKTEEEVVALANESEYGLGGAVWTRDINRAFRVARAVETGRMWVNTYNALPAHAPFGGYKKSGIGRETHKVILDHLTQTKNIFISLSEAPLGFYK; this is encoded by the coding sequence ATGTCCACCCCCTATGCTTCCCACTACGACCTCTTCATCAATGGCCAGTGGACCCCTGGCCAGCAGGGCAAGACCTTCGCGGCCACCAACCCCGCCGATGGTTCCCACCTGGCCACCTTCGCCGATGCCGGTGAGCCCGATGTGGATGCCGCCGTGGCCGCCGCCCGCCGGGCCTTCGCCACCTGGAAGACCGTATCCCCCCAGGAGCGGGCCACCCTCCTGCTGAAGATCGCCGACCGCATCGACCAGCACGCGGATCGCCTGGCCCTGGCGGAGACCCTGGACAACGGCAAGCCCATCCGGGAAACCCGCAATATCGACATCCCCCTGGCCTCGGACCACTTCCGCTATTTCGCAGGGGCCGTGCGCACCGAGGAGGGGCAGGCCACCCTCATCGATGACCAGACCCTCAGCATTGTCCTGAGGGAGCCCATCGGAGTGGTGGGGCAGGTGATCCCCTGGAACTTCCCCTTCCTCATGGCCGCCTGGAAGATCGCCCCCGCCCTGGCTGCCGGGAACACCATCGTCATCAAGCCCTCCTCCATCACCTCGCTCAGCATCCTGGAGTTCGTGAAGGCCATCGAGGACCTCCTCCCCAAGGGGGTGCTCAACGTGGTGACGGGCCTGGGCTCCGGGGCCGGCAACGCCCTGCTGCACCATCCGGGCGTGGACAAGCTGAGCTTCACGGGCTCCACCGAGGTGGGCTACACCGTGGCGGATGCGGCGGCCAAACGTCTGATCCCCGCCACCCTGGAGCTGGGCGGCAAGAGCGCCAACATTTACTTTCCTGATGCTCCCTGGGAGAAGGCCATCGAGGGGCTGCAGCTGGGCATCCTCTTCAACCAGGGCCAGGTCTGCTGCGCCGGTTCCCGGGTCTTCGTCCATGAGGACATCCACGACCGCTTCGTGGCGGAGGCCGTGAAGGCCTTCGAGAAGGTCAAGGTGGGGCTGCCCTGGGAGCCGGATACCCAGATGGGCGCCCTGGTAAGCCAGGGCCAGGCCGAGAAGGTCCTGAACTACGTCAAGATCGGCGTGGAGGAGGGCGCCACCCTCGCCACCGGCGGTCACCGCATCACCCGCGACGGCCTGGACAAAGGGGCCTTCGTGGAGCCCACCATCCTCTGCGGCGTCACCAACGATATGCGTGTCGCCCGGGAGGAGATCTTCGGGCCCGTGGTGGTGATCATCAAGTTCAAGACCGAGGAGGAGGTCGTCGCCCTGGCGAACGAGAGTGAATACGGTCTGGGCGGGGCGGTCTGGACCAGGGACATCAACCGGGCCTTCCGGGTGGCCCGTGCGGTCGAGACGGGCCGCATGTGGGTGAACACCTACAACGCCCTCCCGGCCCACGCCCCCTTCGGCGGCTACAAGAAGTCCGGCATCGGCCGCGAGACCCACAAGGTCATCCTGGACCACCTGACCCAGACCAAGAACATCTTCATCAGCCTCTCGGAGGCCCCCCTGGGCTTCTACAAATAG
- the ettA gene encoding energy-dependent translational throttle protein EttA: MAKNPNEEPTIIYSMMRVSKYYNGKPVIKDISLSYFLGAKIGVLGLNGSGKSTVLRIMAGTDKDFNGDAVLSKGYTTGILDQEPQLDENKTVREIVEEGASEKVGWLKEYNEIGEAFSDPDADYDTLLARQGELQDKIDAADCWDLDSQLEQAMDALRCPDPDAKIANLSGGERRRVALCRLLLQKPDILLLDEPTNHLDAETVAWLEKHLQDYKGTVIAVTHDRYFLDHVAEWILELDRGEGIPWKGNYSSWLEQKQARLAKEEKADNKRQKTLERELEWIRMSPKGQHAKSKDRIANYERLAGEEGRQKEQELEIYIPSGPRLGDIVAEVSGVSKAFGDKVLFENLDFQIPRCGVLGIIGANGAGKTTLVKMLTGQEQADAGSIRLGDTVKMAYVDQLRQSLNPDKTVFEAVSGGYEMIELGGRQINARAWLSRFGFSGDSQQKKVKELSGGQQNRLNLALTLKSESNLLFFDEPTNDLDVNTMRALEEAIEGFAGSAVIVSHDRWFLDRLATHILAFEGDSQVHFFDGNYSQWEEYRKDVLGLKPFEPHRIKYRKLTR; this comes from the coding sequence ATGGCCAAGAATCCCAATGAGGAACCGACGATCATCTACTCGATGATGCGCGTGTCGAAGTACTACAACGGCAAGCCCGTCATCAAGGACATCTCCCTGTCCTACTTCCTGGGGGCCAAGATCGGCGTGCTGGGCCTCAACGGCTCGGGCAAGTCCACGGTGCTGCGCATCATGGCGGGCACCGACAAGGACTTCAACGGCGATGCGGTCCTCAGCAAGGGCTACACCACCGGCATCCTGGACCAGGAGCCCCAGCTCGACGAGAACAAGACCGTCCGCGAGATCGTGGAGGAGGGCGCTAGCGAGAAGGTGGGCTGGCTCAAGGAATACAACGAGATCGGCGAGGCCTTCTCCGATCCCGATGCCGACTACGACACACTCCTGGCCCGCCAGGGCGAGCTGCAGGACAAGATCGACGCCGCCGACTGCTGGGACCTGGACAGCCAGCTGGAACAGGCCATGGACGCCCTCCGCTGCCCGGACCCCGACGCGAAGATCGCCAACCTCTCCGGCGGTGAGCGCCGCCGGGTGGCCCTGTGCCGCCTGCTGCTCCAGAAGCCCGACATCCTGCTCCTGGACGAGCCCACCAACCACCTGGATGCCGAGACCGTGGCCTGGCTGGAGAAGCACCTCCAGGACTACAAGGGCACCGTCATCGCCGTGACCCACGACCGCTACTTCCTGGACCACGTGGCCGAGTGGATCCTGGAGCTGGACCGGGGCGAGGGCATTCCCTGGAAGGGCAACTACTCCTCCTGGCTGGAGCAGAAGCAGGCCCGCCTCGCCAAGGAGGAGAAGGCCGACAACAAGCGCCAGAAGACCCTTGAACGCGAGCTGGAATGGATCCGCATGTCCCCCAAGGGGCAGCACGCCAAGAGCAAGGACCGCATCGCCAACTACGAGCGACTGGCCGGGGAGGAGGGCCGCCAGAAGGAGCAGGAGCTGGAGATCTACATCCCCTCCGGGCCCCGCCTGGGCGACATCGTGGCGGAGGTCAGCGGGGTGTCCAAGGCCTTCGGCGACAAGGTGCTCTTCGAGAACCTCGACTTCCAGATCCCCCGCTGCGGCGTCCTGGGCATCATCGGCGCCAATGGCGCGGGCAAGACCACCCTGGTGAAGATGCTCACGGGCCAGGAGCAGGCCGATGCGGGCAGCATCCGCCTGGGCGACACCGTGAAGATGGCCTACGTGGACCAGCTCCGCCAGAGCCTCAACCCCGACAAGACCGTCTTCGAGGCCGTCAGCGGCGGCTACGAAATGATCGAACTGGGGGGCAGGCAGATCAACGCCCGGGCCTGGCTCAGCCGCTTCGGCTTCTCCGGCGACAGCCAACAGAAGAAGGTCAAGGAGCTCTCAGGGGGCCAGCAGAACCGCCTGAACCTGGCTCTGACCCTCAAGAGCGAGTCCAACCTGCTCTTCTTCGACGAGCCCACCAACGACCTGGATGTGAACACCATGCGCGCCCTGGAAGAGGCCATCGAGGGCTTCGCAGGCTCCGCCGTCATCGTGAGCCACGACCGCTGGTTCCTGGACCGTCTGGCCACCCACATCCTGGCCTTCGAGGGAGACAGCCAGGTCCACTTCTTCGACGGCAACTACAGCCAGTGGGAGGAATACCGCAAGGATGTCCTGGGCCTCAAGCCCTTCGAGCCCCACCGCATCAAGTACCGCAAACTCACCCGCTGA
- a CDS encoding PAS domain S-box protein, which yields MAFPILLLTMLLQLLAAFLALRLRRFTRESWGWVLVALAMLLMALRRVVTGWETLLHRSGLNLEAWISLGISLLLLLGMIGLESLLQQGRQAEDTVRDARERAEDERNHAARWQEEALQARQRGEAGMQAAELARSMAMAIDQVDMWISTLDLEGRVVAWNHGAERISGYAWQEVQGRSDFWPRLYPDPVDRARYSTKVLSQLLGAGPIRGEESVIHCKDGATKVISWHVSPVYSPEGAVTGSLALGHDVTEFRGAQEHLERIRTLQDLILDNTALGLCLMHGRIFQWANPRAAEILGIPLEQLLGSETRTCFPDEASYQDFDRMAREAIASGRYWEGRTRFRRPDGTLFWVRVVGRVLDPRQPSMASVWLLEDISTKVELENTLVESEERFRGAFEGTRDAMLLLTPKGIFDCNATALKLFGFEGKSEILQRRLDELAPAWQPGGTPSAVALNQRIQEVLGSGPTTFTCSFRHRVAGEFPAEVFLNAFSMGKRRVLLASIQPQRDHRLPEGEDWLAGFRSALEGHPEATLILDARTQHFVYFNRAALAMLRCRLEEVPHLGPEDLSPRLQPDGRESLATSREMNAIALLGGSHRFHWTHRSPHRGDFPVEVTLMALQPGFCPLLLIRWQEISG from the coding sequence TTGGCTTTCCCCATCCTCCTGCTCACCATGCTCCTGCAGCTCCTGGCGGCCTTCCTGGCCCTGCGCCTCAGGCGCTTCACCCGGGAGAGCTGGGGTTGGGTGCTGGTGGCCCTGGCCATGCTGCTCATGGCCCTGCGGAGGGTTGTGACCGGGTGGGAGACCCTTCTGCACCGGTCAGGGCTGAACCTTGAGGCCTGGATCTCCCTGGGGATCTCCCTGCTTCTGCTGCTGGGGATGATCGGCCTTGAGTCCCTGTTGCAGCAGGGACGGCAGGCGGAGGACACGGTGCGGGACGCCCGGGAGCGGGCCGAGGATGAGCGGAACCATGCCGCCCGATGGCAGGAGGAGGCTCTCCAGGCCCGCCAACGGGGCGAGGCCGGGATGCAGGCTGCTGAACTGGCCCGCAGCATGGCCATGGCCATCGACCAGGTGGACATGTGGATCAGCACCCTGGACCTGGAGGGGCGGGTGGTGGCCTGGAACCATGGGGCGGAGAGGATCAGCGGCTATGCCTGGCAGGAGGTCCAGGGGCGGTCCGACTTCTGGCCCCGTCTCTACCCGGATCCCGTGGACCGCGCCCGCTATTCCACCAAGGTGCTCTCCCAACTCCTCGGGGCGGGACCCATCAGGGGCGAGGAGTCGGTGATCCACTGCAAGGACGGAGCCACCAAGGTCATCTCCTGGCATGTTTCGCCCGTGTACTCGCCGGAGGGGGCTGTCACCGGCTCCCTGGCCCTTGGCCATGATGTGACCGAGTTCCGGGGTGCCCAGGAGCACCTCGAGCGGATCCGGACCCTCCAGGACCTGATCCTGGACAACACAGCCCTGGGGCTCTGCCTGATGCACGGGAGGATCTTCCAGTGGGCCAATCCCCGGGCGGCGGAAATCCTGGGGATTCCCCTGGAGCAGCTGCTGGGGAGCGAGACGCGCACCTGCTTCCCCGACGAAGCCAGCTATCAGGACTTTGACCGGATGGCCCGTGAGGCCATCGCCTCAGGACGGTACTGGGAGGGCCGCACCCGCTTCCGGAGGCCGGACGGCACCCTCTTCTGGGTCCGGGTGGTGGGGAGGGTCCTGGATCCGCGCCAGCCATCCATGGCCTCGGTCTGGCTCCTGGAGGACATCAGCACCAAGGTCGAGCTGGAGAACACCCTGGTGGAGAGCGAGGAACGCTTCCGGGGGGCCTTCGAGGGCACCCGGGACGCCATGCTCCTGCTGACGCCCAAAGGGATCTTCGACTGCAATGCCACCGCACTGAAGCTCTTCGGCTTTGAGGGGAAGTCGGAGATCCTCCAGCGGCGTCTGGATGAGCTGGCACCCGCCTGGCAGCCAGGGGGCACCCCTTCGGCCGTGGCCCTCAACCAGCGGATTCAGGAGGTGCTGGGAAGCGGTCCCACCACCTTCACCTGCAGCTTCCGGCATCGGGTGGCGGGTGAGTTCCCGGCGGAGGTCTTCCTGAACGCCTTCAGCATGGGCAAGCGGAGGGTCCTGCTGGCCAGCATCCAGCCCCAGCGCGACCACCGGCTCCCCGAAGGGGAGGACTGGCTGGCGGGATTCCGCAGCGCCCTGGAGGGCCACCCTGAGGCTACGCTCATCCTGGACGCCCGGACCCAGCACTTCGTCTACTTCAACCGGGCGGCCCTGGCCATGCTGCGGTGCCGCCTCGAGGAGGTCCCGCACCTGGGCCCCGAGGACCTCTCACCGCGGCTTCAACCCGATGGCCGGGAGAGCCTGGCCACTTCCAGGGAGATGAACGCCATCGCCCTCCTGGGGGGCAGCCACCGCTTCCACTGGACCCACCGGAGCCCCCACCGGGGGGACTTCCCGGTGGAGGTCACACTGATGGCTCTGCAGCCGGGCTTCTGTCCCCTGCTGCTGATCCGCTGGCAGGAGATCAGCGGGTGA